One genomic region from Alteromonas pelagimontana encodes:
- a CDS encoding GNAT family N-acetyltransferase — translation MSGVVTTEENIENVKAVYLSADDLKVAASILYNAYFDDPLFMDIFQAEREGYESRLRSAIREELTAFWDAKQPMIGLFDDSRILSVACLTRPCVAFSSGRFWHWRLKMLLTAGLFGTRQMVEKEEKVRACMPATKYHMLSFIAVHPDHQHHGLGHQLMGAIDSVLEDEVDSEGVGVFVTVPKYRSFFEHGNYELICKLEVGQVSGEIMFKRRSG, via the coding sequence ATGTCTGGCGTTGTAACCACTGAAGAAAACATTGAAAATGTTAAAGCGGTTTATTTAAGCGCTGATGATTTAAAAGTTGCTGCATCAATTTTATATAATGCTTACTTTGACGATCCTCTTTTCATGGATATTTTTCAGGCGGAAAGAGAAGGATATGAAAGTCGTCTGCGGTCAGCAATTCGGGAGGAACTCACCGCGTTTTGGGATGCTAAACAGCCAATGATTGGTCTGTTTGATGATTCGCGAATACTTTCTGTCGCTTGTTTAACCCGGCCGTGCGTTGCCTTCAGTTCTGGCCGGTTTTGGCACTGGCGGTTGAAGATGTTATTGACGGCAGGACTCTTTGGAACCAGACAAATGGTAGAAAAGGAAGAAAAAGTTCGCGCTTGTATGCCTGCGACTAAATACCATATGCTGTCCTTCATTGCTGTTCATCCCGATCATCAGCACCACGGTCTAGGGCACCAGTTAATGGGCGCAATCGACAGCGTTTTAGAAGATGAAGTTGACAGTGAAGGGGTGGGGGTATTTGTCACTGTTCCTAAGTACCGCAGCTTCTTTGAGCATGGGAATTATGAATTGATTTGTAAGTTGGAAGTTGGTCAGGTTTCAGGTGAAATTATGTTTAAAAGGCGTTCCGGCTGA
- a CDS encoding DUF3549 family protein gives MSASSIHSISEFLLHAGTNFRIFDLGRGIFPLDSQTFLDIENAQVPAPRPRQQYGWFGIVFWNGQQANQHYIWFIKLPLDEQGLIIAASRNHFLQIIIEAVGESLTSDNQQTLPDNPYSFVPGHLTMAQFNAHTRLHLRLPSHPAIEQVTQYISDPAAHDWKNLPVQGIADFAVRLSEDHEAHLVAGNLSACASDFQIALMQAAESVLINEAVEVEFYAHLAKGLTPANPKRPDLAALRGLSSLTPSQKLRDVLYNLLSETTLSDVDTLSVVAARHYNQFDEQLLQLFFERAAELDDNQGHQGLLFKGFFSDLVQIPQLRGKVLSLLRSPTRSDLLAKAIGGLFSHTQQEQTL, from the coding sequence ATGAGCGCATCTTCTATTCATTCCATCAGCGAATTTCTTCTTCACGCTGGTACAAACTTCCGTATTTTCGATTTAGGCCGCGGAATTTTTCCTCTGGATTCCCAGACTTTTCTCGATATTGAAAATGCCCAGGTACCGGCTCCCCGGCCCCGCCAACAATACGGCTGGTTTGGTATCGTTTTCTGGAATGGGCAACAGGCTAACCAGCATTATATCTGGTTTATCAAGTTACCATTGGACGAGCAGGGCTTGATCATTGCAGCCTCCCGAAATCATTTTTTGCAAATCATTATCGAGGCAGTAGGGGAAAGCCTCACCAGTGACAATCAGCAAACTCTTCCGGATAATCCTTATTCCTTTGTGCCGGGACATTTAACCATGGCACAGTTTAATGCTCATACTCGCCTGCACCTTCGGTTACCCTCACACCCGGCGATAGAACAGGTTACACAGTACATTAGCGATCCGGCGGCGCACGACTGGAAGAATCTCCCTGTGCAGGGTATCGCTGACTTCGCAGTCAGGTTATCAGAGGATCACGAAGCACATCTCGTTGCTGGCAATCTCTCAGCCTGCGCCAGCGATTTTCAAATTGCGCTTATGCAAGCAGCTGAAAGCGTATTGATTAACGAGGCGGTAGAGGTGGAATTCTATGCTCACCTAGCAAAAGGATTAACTCCCGCCAATCCCAAACGACCAGATTTAGCTGCTTTGCGAGGGCTTTCATCTTTAACGCCGTCTCAAAAATTACGGGACGTCCTGTACAATTTGCTTTCAGAAACTACATTGAGCGATGTTGACACCTTAAGCGTTGTGGCAGCACGTCATTACAACCAGTTTGACGAGCAACTGCTCCAGTTATTCTTCGAGCGAGCTGCTGAGTTGGACGACAATCAAGGACATCAAGGATTGCTATTTAAAGGTTTTTTCTCAGATCTCGTACAGATTCCTCAATTGCGAGGCAAGGTACTGAGCCTGTTGCGTTCGCCCACGCGAAGCGACCTTCTTGCAAAAGCCATTGGTGGTCTATTCAGCCACACACAGCAAGAGCAAACATTATGA
- a CDS encoding DUF3301 domain-containing protein, with translation MTLGEVTLLLLIGLIGMQFWRIRSISEQAYQHVNRYCETHGLQVLSIARKSTKPTFKYGKMDWFSVFIFEFSGNGEDRYAGEMEMIGKKVIRTHLPPYRVN, from the coding sequence ATGACACTGGGCGAAGTTACGCTTTTGTTACTGATAGGATTAATCGGCATGCAGTTCTGGCGGATAAGAAGTATTTCGGAGCAGGCCTATCAACATGTTAACCGCTATTGCGAAACCCACGGTCTGCAAGTTTTATCCATTGCCAGAAAGAGTACCAAACCCACTTTCAAGTATGGCAAGATGGACTGGTTTTCCGTTTTTATATTTGAATTTTCAGGTAACGGCGAAGACAGATATGCTGGCGAAATGGAAATGATTGGAAAAAAAGTGATACGAACCCATCTTCCCCCCTATCGCGTGAATTAG
- a CDS encoding YqcC family protein, protein MRSLSLLTRLERDGILTMPLRICYQGEIANDFYSVSDEKFRLFPVTAECLFIHALAPYLLPTIISVKSWYTDSHLLLTKLQVVVANYPILQSQLKALEQLLTSRDLWSDAAPTAQALASNQPFSCDTLRFEQWLQFIFIPRFKQLLTNGEALPNAMALAPMAEMSLPDHPDVIEQLKCLDAQVKLTQDQNGKY, encoded by the coding sequence ATGCGCTCATTGTCTCTGCTGACCCGTTTGGAAAGAGACGGTATTCTAACCATGCCTCTGCGTATTTGCTACCAGGGAGAGATAGCGAATGATTTTTACAGCGTTTCGGATGAGAAATTTCGTTTATTTCCTGTAACTGCTGAATGTTTATTCATTCATGCTCTTGCTCCGTACTTGCTACCCACCATTATTTCTGTAAAGTCATGGTATACTGATTCGCATTTACTGCTAACTAAGTTGCAAGTAGTCGTGGCGAATTACCCTATTTTACAGAGTCAACTTAAGGCTCTGGAACAATTATTAACGTCCCGGGATCTATGGTCGGATGCTGCACCCACAGCGCAAGCTCTTGCCAGTAATCAACCTTTTTCCTGTGATACGCTACGTTTCGAACAATGGCTGCAATTTATATTCATTCCCCGGTTCAAACAGCTGCTTACAAATGGTGAAGCGCTTCCCAATGCCATGGCCCTGGCGCCAATGGCTGAAATGTCTTTACCTGATCACCCAGACGTTATTGAACAATTGAAGTGTTTAGATGCGCAGGTGAAGTTAACGCAGGATCAAAATGGAAAATATTGA